One window of the Alphaproteobacteria bacterium genome contains the following:
- the rapZ gene encoding RNase adapter RapZ yields the protein MLDRPATTSAEEPPPKLRVLLVTGISGAGRSTALKLLEDAGYEAMDNIPLNLLIGFLAADPATLLTRHGAIAAGIDIRTRDFDVEHFVERIAPLRERADMHVSLLFMDCDDEVLSRRYTETRRRHPLAEDRPVLDGIRMERDMIGGLRQHADLVVDTSAMIAGDLREVLSGHFQLAESPVLTATVVSFSFRKGLPREADLVFDVRFLRNPHYVEELRPKSGMDSDVAAYIEADPAAAGFLGTVGNLLVDLLPRYAREGKTYLTVAVGCTGGQHRSVYIAEQLAARLETGGHAINLRHRDVDRTGA from the coding sequence ATGCTTGACCGCCCCGCCACGACATCCGCGGAGGAACCCCCGCCTAAGCTGCGGGTTCTCCTCGTCACCGGTATTTCCGGTGCCGGGAGGTCCACGGCGCTCAAGCTGCTTGAAGACGCGGGCTATGAGGCCATGGACAACATCCCGCTTAATCTGCTGATCGGTTTCCTCGCCGCCGATCCGGCGACTCTGCTGACGCGCCACGGCGCAATCGCCGCCGGCATCGATATCCGGACCCGCGACTTCGATGTCGAACACTTTGTCGAACGGATCGCGCCGCTGCGCGAACGGGCGGACATGCACGTCTCTCTTCTATTTATGGATTGCGACGACGAGGTGCTGTCGCGCCGGTACACCGAGACCCGGCGGCGTCACCCGCTCGCCGAGGACCGCCCGGTTCTCGATGGCATTCGCATGGAGCGCGACATGATCGGCGGCCTACGACAGCACGCCGATCTCGTCGTCGACACCTCCGCGATGATTGCGGGCGACCTGCGCGAGGTTCTGTCCGGTCACTTCCAACTGGCCGAGAGTCCGGTCCTCACCGCCACGGTCGTCTCGTTTTCGTTCCGCAAAGGGTTGCCGCGCGAAGCCGATCTTGTGTTCGATGTCCGATTCCTGCGTAATCCCCATTACGTCGAGGAACTAAGGCCAAAATCTGGAATGGACAGCGACGTCGCCGCCTATATCGAAGCCGATCCCGCGGCCGCGGGATTTCTAGGGACGGTGGGAAACCTGTTGGTCGATTTGTTGCCGCGTTACGCCCGCGAAGGCAAAACCTACCTGACGGTCGCAGTTGGATGCACCGGCGGCCAACATCGATCGGTCTATATCGCCGAACAACTTGCGGCCCGTCTAGAAACCGGCGGTCACGCGATCAATCTGCGTCACCGCGACGTCGATCGGACCGGCGCGTGA
- a CDS encoding HPr kinase/phosphatase C-terminal domain-containing protein — MIVVHATCVEVGGGAVLLRGPSAAGKSDLALRLIDEGAKLVADDQVQLTAVRGELIASAPVQLSGKIEVRGIGIFDLADERVSPRARVVLVADLGPSADVARLPNRTSCRLESIDVPLIAVAPFEASSPAKIRLALHAWRAAGRNAQALNDA, encoded by the coding sequence ATGATTGTCGTCCATGCAACATGTGTCGAAGTCGGCGGCGGCGCCGTTCTCCTACGCGGGCCCTCGGCGGCGGGAAAATCCGATCTGGCACTGCGACTCATCGACGAAGGTGCGAAACTCGTGGCCGACGACCAAGTTCAATTGACCGCGGTCCGGGGGGAACTCATCGCGTCGGCCCCAGTGCAACTTTCCGGCAAAATCGAGGTGCGCGGCATCGGCATTTTCGACCTTGCGGATGAACGCGTTTCGCCGCGCGCGCGGGTCGTTCTAGTGGCCGATCTAGGCCCCAGTGCGGATGTCGCCCGTCTGCCGAACCGCACCTCCTGCCGTCTTGAGTCCATCGACGTTCCCCTGATCGCCGTTGCCCCCTTCGAAGCGTCTTCGCCGGCCAAAATCCGGCTGGCGTTGCACGCCTGGCGTGCGGCCGGACGCAACGCCCAAGCCCTCAACGATGCTTGA